One window of Nicotiana tomentosiformis chromosome 11, ASM39032v3, whole genome shotgun sequence genomic DNA carries:
- the LOC104119147 gene encoding uncharacterized protein isoform X1, with amino-acid sequence MSAWHFEGNIVFPFNFFLLALLGLYGLICETWQSSLYKFFLAFSLLTLLVLIGTRKTGFTETWLMQVLYIKRLTPKLFQIQYHQCQKSSTVCQFPPFRFLRFLILSLHFRKFFRLDRCFLHVLICLPSFERERASTIPKGYPDLRTIDSLEFRVDGHQFEVLERRWSLLRNFRARYISDWSFGHKGTTIEGTLGVSFIP; translated from the exons ATGTCTGCCTGGCATTTCGAGGGTAATATTGTCTTTCcgtttaatttctttttattgGCTTTACTTGGATTATATGGACTAATTTGTGAAACATGGCAATCATCGCTCTACAAATTTTTCTTAGCCTTCTCTCTTCTCACTCTTCTTGTTCTTATCGGTACCAGGAAAACAGGTTTTACAGAAACTTGGCTGATGCAGGTTCTCTATATCAAAAGGTTAACACCCAAGTTGTTCCAAATTCAGTATCACCAATGTCAGAAAAGCTCCACTGTCTGCCAGTTTCCACCTTTTCGCTTCTTGCGCTTCCTAATTTTATCGTTGCACTTTCGTAAATTTTTCCGTTTGGATCGTTGTTTCTT ACACGTTTTAATTTGTCTACCCAGCTTTGAACGGGAAAGAGCTAGCACGATTCCAAAAGGATATCCTGATTTGAGAACCATAGATTCATTGGAA TTTCGGGTTGATGGACATCagtttgaggtattagagaggcgttggagcctgTTACGGAACTTtcgagcgag gtatatctCTGATTGGTCATTTGGGCACAAAGGCACAACTATTGAGGGGACTTTGGGGGTGAGCTTCATCCCATGA
- the LOC104119147 gene encoding uncharacterized protein isoform X2, which yields MSAWHFEGNIVFPFNFFLLALLGLYGLICETWQSSLYKFFLAFSLLTLLVLIGTRKTGFTETWLMQVLYIKRLTPKLFQIQYHQCQKSSTVCQFPPFRFLRFLILSLHFRKFFRLDRCFFFERERASTIPKGYPDLRTIDSLEFRVDGHQFEVLERRWSLLRNFRARYISDWSFGHKGTTIEGTLGVSFIP from the exons ATGTCTGCCTGGCATTTCGAGGGTAATATTGTCTTTCcgtttaatttctttttattgGCTTTACTTGGATTATATGGACTAATTTGTGAAACATGGCAATCATCGCTCTACAAATTTTTCTTAGCCTTCTCTCTTCTCACTCTTCTTGTTCTTATCGGTACCAGGAAAACAGGTTTTACAGAAACTTGGCTGATGCAGGTTCTCTATATCAAAAGGTTAACACCCAAGTTGTTCCAAATTCAGTATCACCAATGTCAGAAAAGCTCCACTGTCTGCCAGTTTCCACCTTTTCGCTTCTTGCGCTTCCTAATTTTATCGTTGCACTTTCGTAAATTTTTCCGTTTGGATCGTTGTTTCTT CTTTGAACGGGAAAGAGCTAGCACGATTCCAAAAGGATATCCTGATTTGAGAACCATAGATTCATTGGAA TTTCGGGTTGATGGACATCagtttgaggtattagagaggcgttggagcctgTTACGGAACTTtcgagcgag gtatatctCTGATTGGTCATTTGGGCACAAAGGCACAACTATTGAGGGGACTTTGGGGGTGAGCTTCATCCCATGA